A genomic window from Chaetodon trifascialis isolate fChaTrf1 chromosome 22, fChaTrf1.hap1, whole genome shotgun sequence includes:
- the rpl18a gene encoding large ribosomal subunit protein eL20: MKASGTLREYKVVGRLLPSAKNPTPPLYRMRIFAPNHVVAKSRFWYFVSQLRKMKKASGETVYCGLVHEKTPQKVKNFGIWLRYDSRSGTHNMYREYRDLTTSGAVTQCYRDMGARHRARAHSIQIMKVQVIAANKCRRPAIKQFHDSKIKFPLPHRVLRRQHKPRFTTKRPNTFY, translated from the exons ATGAAGGCGTCCGGCACA CTTAGGGAGTATAAAGTCGTTGGGCGTCTGCTGCCCTCCGCCAAGAACCCGACCCCCCCTCTGTACCGGATGAGGATCTTCGCCCCCAACCACGTCGTGGCCAAGTCCCGCTTTTGGTACTTCGTCTCCCagctgaggaagatgaagaaggcCTCTGGAGAGACAGTCTACTGTGGCCTG GTCCACGAGAAGACCCCCCAGAAGGTGAAGAACTTTGGCATCTGGCTGCGTTACGACTCCCGCAGCGGCACCCACAACATgtacagagagtacagagacCTGACCACCTCTGGAGCCGTCACTCAGTGCT ATCGTGACATGGGAGCTCGCCATCGTGCTCGCGCCCACTCCATCCAGATCATGAAGGTTCAGGTCATCGCCGCCAACAAGTGTCGCAGACCTGCCATAAAGCAGTTCCAC GACTCCAAGATCAAGTTCCCTCTGCCTCACCGGGTCCTGCGCCGCCAGCACAAGCCCCGCTTCACCACCAAGAGACCAAACACCTTCTACTAa